The Octopus sinensis unplaced genomic scaffold, ASM634580v1 Contig07101, whole genome shotgun sequence DNA segment ttttttgttgatattctCCAACTTTGAAATGAGCTCTTTTAGGTTGAGGAAGACATCGTCGTCTACTTTGGCCACATATTTCGTGTCGAGGTTACTTCTAAGGCTGGTTTATGGAGAAATACAGTTTTTTGAATGTCAAATAAGACTTAAGAGCTAAATTGCTATACATTTCTGGAAATTCGGACAAATACAAAATGTcattatatatttcgttttctgACAGAATTTTTTCTCTCAAACTTGAATCGTGCGCGACCGAAAATATTCTTTTGACCGTAAATGGATAAGCGCTCATGTTTCCCCATGTCTTTCTGATTATTTCTCGTCGTTTTACGTTGTTGGAGTCTATCAGTAATGTAATAGTAATGACCTGAAATGATTATTAAGGTGATGGAGATTGGCGGCTtgtagtttgtatatataatataatacaaacaaacaattataaaaaatacagcacatatttttttcttcttaaaaatcattattctaaataactgaatattatatAAACTCAAAACTGCGACATATTGTTAACTTATTAAAactaataattaaatcattaataagttacttatttcaattaattacTGAGTTgccaaacaaaacattaaaaagccAAATTTGAGACTACCAAACAAGAAAGCCGGGGAGCTGAAGCCGGGGAGCTGAGTGGTCTAATATCTACTACTAATCTCACAAGTGCTGCGTTTGATTTCAAGATGTCTACGCCGGAAGCTTTAATTGAGTTTACGAGTAACGCTGTCATGACATCTC contains these protein-coding regions:
- the LOC118761069 gene encoding UDP-GlcNAc:betaGal beta-1,3-N-acetylglucosaminyltransferase 7-like, which encodes MFLDDLKHKNPFPCPTTYRAALLHYVDITSPLRREVLQLLRPHATDSNDVHVINSLIENSGGHSIKVITITLLIDSNNVKRREIIRKTWGNMSAYPFTVKRIFSVAHDSSLREKILSENEIYNDILYLSEFPEMYSNLALKSNLDTKYVAKVDDDVFLNLKELISKLENINKKNFFLCKEMIKTVPIRRPDSLWY